A genomic segment from Rahnella aceris encodes:
- a CDS encoding M28 family peptidase, whose amino-acid sequence MSLCPPVREHLLPLMDDLLREFSGLHRLSGCDDAQRAAQHMVSVLQDHGLDARLMQCPLYLSDPLAGRLRLPEFPQWQCDAKTRSFSAHFPQGVEAQGYHDDGACQPRTDLEWQRWAQDVKGKIVIAGQGFEDYVQRLCAAGAAGLIHIWGSAETALHEETVGPVWGTPEPDDFLRYPRLPVISVNHQDGQRLLAQYQQHPLMTLEIATELNFHVAECSMPVVEIPGRSPEFVLLSSHYDSWHEGVTDNATGNALCLAMAIHIHQQPQTLLRGLRIIWWPGHSNARYGGSTWYADNYRQQLKQHCVAHINVDSPGCKDAVNVVLNASGAESQTFLNAAVKAVTGEPAQRITPLGKGGDQSFWGCGLPLHFAFREVPLEKNSQSPGSGGGWWWHTQDDTYDKVDLNILWRDTQIHAHWLEGLLTQPALPLDPLAYLNGLQQSLAELAATISPEFDLFTVAEKLQQLQPVLSELTTNWQADPQTWQRQLKQAIAGLHRLRYSSVDDFHYDLSYRGGAFPGFQELAARREDTSPEMWLMMATRFRRQRDRALALLDSVEAICRS is encoded by the coding sequence ATGAGTTTGTGCCCGCCTGTTCGTGAGCATTTGTTACCGCTGATGGATGACCTGTTGCGCGAGTTTTCCGGGTTGCACCGGCTTTCCGGCTGCGATGATGCACAACGGGCGGCGCAGCACATGGTGTCTGTGTTGCAGGATCACGGACTGGATGCGCGGCTGATGCAGTGCCCGCTGTATCTCAGCGATCCCCTGGCCGGAAGATTGCGGCTGCCTGAATTTCCGCAATGGCAGTGCGACGCCAAAACCCGTTCGTTCTCGGCCCATTTTCCGCAGGGCGTGGAAGCACAGGGTTATCACGATGACGGCGCCTGTCAGCCGCGTACCGATCTTGAATGGCAACGTTGGGCGCAGGACGTAAAAGGCAAAATTGTGATTGCGGGGCAGGGCTTTGAAGATTACGTGCAACGCCTGTGCGCTGCAGGTGCCGCCGGACTTATCCATATCTGGGGGTCGGCTGAAACCGCACTGCATGAAGAAACCGTCGGGCCGGTCTGGGGGACGCCGGAACCGGATGATTTTCTGCGTTATCCGCGCTTGCCGGTGATTTCCGTTAATCATCAGGATGGTCAGCGTTTGCTGGCGCAGTATCAGCAACACCCGCTGATGACGCTGGAAATCGCCACGGAATTGAATTTTCACGTTGCTGAATGCAGCATGCCGGTGGTGGAAATTCCCGGCCGTTCGCCGGAGTTCGTTCTCCTTTCTTCACATTATGATTCCTGGCACGAAGGCGTCACGGATAACGCGACCGGTAATGCGCTTTGTCTGGCGATGGCAATTCATATTCATCAGCAACCACAAACGTTGCTGCGCGGACTGCGGATTATCTGGTGGCCCGGGCATTCCAATGCCCGTTATGGTGGCTCGACCTGGTACGCTGACAACTACCGCCAGCAACTGAAACAGCATTGCGTGGCGCATATTAACGTCGATTCGCCGGGGTGTAAGGATGCGGTGAATGTTGTGCTCAATGCCAGTGGTGCGGAATCACAGACCTTTTTAAATGCGGCGGTGAAAGCCGTGACCGGTGAACCGGCGCAGCGCATTACCCCCCTGGGCAAAGGCGGCGATCAGTCATTCTGGGGGTGCGGTCTGCCACTGCATTTTGCCTTTCGTGAAGTCCCGCTGGAAAAAAACAGTCAGTCGCCGGGCAGCGGCGGCGGCTGGTGGTGGCACACGCAAGACGACACTTACGATAAAGTGGATCTGAATATTCTCTGGCGCGATACGCAAATCCACGCGCACTGGCTGGAAGGCCTGCTGACACAACCCGCGCTGCCGCTTGATCCGCTGGCTTACCTGAACGGTTTGCAGCAATCGCTGGCAGAACTCGCCGCCACAATTTCACCTGAATTTGATCTCTTTACCGTGGCTGAAAAATTACAACAATTACAGCCTGTTTTGAGCGAACTGACCACGAACTGGCAGGCGGATCCGCAGACCTGGCAGCGGCAACTGAAACAGGCGATCGCCGGTTTACATCGCCTGCGTTACAGCTCCGTGGATGACTTCCATTACGATCTGAGTTATCGCGGCGGTGCGTTCCCCGGTTTTCAGGAACTGGCTGCACGGCGGGAAGATACCTCGCCGGAAATGTGGCTGATGATGGCAACGCGCTTTCGCCGTCAGCGTGACCGTGCGCTGGCGCTGCTGGACAGCGTGGAGGCTATTTGTCGCTCATGA
- a CDS encoding helix-turn-helix domain-containing protein, with protein MSIDQLIATRLQALRKSQGLSLEQLASSSGVSKAMISKIERQDSSPSASLLGRLAASLGVSLAQLLSEDNEQPAPLRPLAQQEVWQDPDIGYLRRQVTAHEENGGAELVEITLPAAARVSYPGWSHQAYKQRLWMVEGSLTIDYGAEKYALTAGDALTFGVDLPITFSNPGTKPCRYLLVMSDK; from the coding sequence ATGTCAATCGACCAATTGATCGCCACGCGCCTGCAGGCTTTGCGAAAATCTCAGGGTTTAAGCCTCGAACAACTGGCCAGCAGTTCGGGCGTCAGTAAGGCAATGATTTCGAAAATTGAGCGGCAGGACAGCAGCCCGAGCGCCAGTCTGTTAGGCCGCCTCGCGGCCAGTCTGGGCGTGTCGCTGGCGCAGTTGCTGTCAGAAGATAACGAGCAGCCTGCACCCTTGCGCCCGCTGGCGCAGCAGGAAGTCTGGCAGGATCCGGATATCGGTTATCTGCGCCGTCAGGTGACGGCGCATGAGGAAAACGGCGGCGCGGAACTGGTCGAAATTACGCTGCCAGCGGCGGCTCGCGTCAGTTATCCGGGCTGGAGCCATCAGGCCTATAAACAACGTTTATGGATGGTGGAGGGGTCGCTGACGATTGATTATGGTGCTGAAAAATATGCGTTAACCGCGGGTGATGCGCTGACGTTCGGCGTTGATTTGCCCATCACATTCAGTAATCCCGGCACCAAGCCCTGCCGGTATCTGCTGGTCATGAGCGACAAATAG
- the gatB gene encoding PTS galactitol transporter subunit IIB: MKRKIIVACGGAVATSTLAAEEIKELCEAHGIHVDLVQCRVTEIETYMDGAHLICTTAKVDRTFGNIPVVHGMPFISGVGMDTLRQQILTLLQE; this comes from the coding sequence GTGAAGCGAAAAATTATAGTCGCCTGTGGCGGAGCCGTTGCCACCTCTACGCTGGCAGCGGAGGAAATCAAAGAATTGTGTGAGGCGCATGGCATACATGTGGATCTCGTTCAGTGCCGGGTAACGGAAATCGAAACCTATATGGACGGTGCCCATCTGATTTGTACCACCGCCAAAGTTGACCGGACATTTGGCAACATTCCGGTGGTGCACGGCATGCCGTTTATCTCCGGCGTGGGTATGGATACGTTACGTCAGCAAATACTGACCCTGTTACAGGAGTAA
- a CDS encoding GNAT family N-acetyltransferase: MTTLNHFGQPIGDALPDWQPRERPSHVQLDGLWCRLEPLNAERHSQDLFRAWHSIDDNRDWTYLSVDRPATQADCDLFISQQARSEDPLFFAVVDMQTQRAVGSVSLMRIDAVNGVAEIGWVNWSPLMKRTRFGTEAIYLLQRYLFDTLKYRRCEWKCHSLNEPSKLAAQRFGFHYEGMFRQAIINKGHNRDTCWYSVLDYEWPASKAAFERWLSADNFTPEGQQKQRLETLRG; encoded by the coding sequence ATGACCACCCTTAACCACTTCGGCCAACCCATTGGTGATGCCCTTCCCGACTGGCAACCCCGCGAACGACCTTCTCATGTTCAGCTTGACGGCCTCTGGTGTCGTCTGGAGCCTCTGAACGCTGAACGCCATAGTCAGGATCTCTTCAGGGCCTGGCACAGCATTGATGATAATCGCGACTGGACATATCTCTCCGTCGATCGTCCTGCGACCCAGGCTGATTGCGATCTGTTTATTTCTCAACAGGCCAGAAGTGAGGATCCCTTGTTCTTTGCGGTTGTCGATATGCAGACACAACGCGCAGTCGGCAGTGTTTCTCTGATGCGCATTGATGCGGTGAATGGCGTTGCCGAAATTGGCTGGGTGAACTGGTCTCCGCTGATGAAACGCACGCGTTTTGGCACTGAAGCAATTTATCTGCTGCAACGCTATCTGTTCGATACGCTGAAATATCGCCGCTGCGAATGGAAATGCCACAGCCTGAATGAGCCATCAAAACTGGCCGCACAGCGTTTTGGTTTCCACTATGAAGGTATGTTCCGTCAGGCCATCATCAATAAAGGCCACAACCGTGACACCTGCTGGTATTCCGTTCTCGACTATGAATGGCCAGCGTCGAAAGCCGCGTTTGAACGCTGGTTAAGCGCAGATAATTTCACGCCGGAAGGTCAGCAAAAACAACGGCTGGAAACACTGCGTGGGTGA
- a CDS encoding transporter substrate-binding domain-containing protein, which yields MMKKTLAAAVMALTFGSALAHAEGETLRVGADLSYPPFQFRDAAGTPTGFEIDVTNAICKEMKVKCDYVVSSFDAEIPSLIAKKVDFISPQGATEKRRKVIDFSDFVYHIPTKLVVQKGSPLLPTPESLQGKRIAVQQGSIQEMYANTFWQPKGVDVVAYADQDTIYQDLVAGRLDGALSPAVAVTFGFLNKPEGKNFTLTGPEVRDDKLFSIGSSYGLRKGDDHIKKLLNDGLAKIIADGTWEKIKTQYFGPLDISVHQEKAK from the coding sequence ATGATGAAAAAAACACTGGCAGCTGCCGTTATGGCACTGACGTTTGGCAGTGCGCTGGCACATGCCGAAGGCGAAACTTTGCGTGTCGGCGCAGATTTAAGTTATCCGCCATTCCAGTTCCGTGATGCGGCGGGCACGCCGACCGGCTTTGAAATTGACGTCACCAATGCCATCTGCAAAGAGATGAAAGTGAAATGTGACTATGTGGTCAGCAGCTTTGACGCTGAAATTCCTTCGCTGATCGCCAAAAAAGTGGATTTCATTTCGCCGCAGGGTGCGACCGAAAAACGTCGCAAAGTGATCGACTTCAGCGATTTTGTGTATCACATCCCGACCAAACTGGTGGTGCAAAAAGGCAGTCCGCTGTTGCCGACGCCGGAATCGTTGCAGGGCAAGCGTATCGCGGTTCAGCAGGGGTCGATTCAGGAAATGTATGCCAATACTTTCTGGCAGCCGAAAGGGGTGGATGTGGTGGCATATGCCGATCAGGACACCATTTATCAGGATCTGGTGGCCGGTCGTTTAGACGGCGCGCTCAGCCCGGCGGTGGCGGTGACCTTTGGTTTCCTCAACAAACCGGAAGGCAAGAATTTTACCCTGACCGGCCCGGAAGTGCGCGACGACAAACTGTTCAGTATCGGTTCGTCGTACGGTCTGCGTAAAGGCGACGACCATATCAAAAAACTGCTCAATGACGGGCTGGCGAAAATCATTGCCGACGGCACCTGGGAAAAGATTAAGACGCAATACTTCGGTCCGCTGGATATATCCGTTCATCAGGAAAAGGCTAAATAA
- a CDS encoding galactitol-specific PTS transporter subunit IIC has protein sequence MFTDIMRYILDLGPTVMLPGVIIVFSLILGMKLGDSFKSAIHIGIGFVGIGLVIGLMLDSIGPAAKAMAEHFEINLQVVDIGWPGSSPMTWASQIALVAIPIAIGVNIVMLLTRMTRVVNVDIWNIWHMTFTGAMLHLATGSYWLGIMGVVLHAAFIYKLGDWFAKDTRDFFNLDGIAIPHGSSAYLGPIAVLVDTLIEKIPGLNKIHFSADDVQKRFGPFGEPVTVGFVMGLIIGYLAGYDVKGVLQLAVKTAAVMLLMPRVIKPIMDGLTPIARHARTRLQARFGGQEFLIGLDPALLLGHTAVVSASLIFIPLTILIAVLVPGNQVLPFGDLATIGFFVAIAVAVHQGNLFRTLISGCIIMSITLWIATQTIDLHTQLAANAGALTAGGRVASMDQGGSPITYLLIQLCTLKNIAGLSIIGIIYAIGVFLTWRRARQFTQTEKRAAASLANS, from the coding sequence ATGTTTACCGACATCATGCGCTACATCCTCGATCTCGGCCCGACAGTCATGCTGCCTGGGGTGATCATCGTTTTCTCTCTGATATTAGGGATGAAACTGGGGGATTCATTTAAATCTGCGATTCATATTGGTATTGGCTTTGTCGGGATCGGTCTGGTCATTGGCCTGATGCTCGACTCCATCGGCCCTGCGGCAAAAGCCATGGCAGAGCATTTCGAAATTAACCTGCAGGTCGTCGATATTGGCTGGCCGGGTTCGTCGCCAATGACCTGGGCATCACAAATCGCGCTGGTCGCTATTCCGATTGCGATCGGTGTGAACATCGTCATGTTGCTGACGCGTATGACACGTGTCGTCAATGTGGATATCTGGAATATCTGGCACATGACTTTCACCGGTGCCATGTTGCACCTCGCCACCGGTTCTTACTGGCTGGGGATCATGGGGGTCGTTTTGCATGCGGCATTCATCTACAAGCTGGGCGACTGGTTTGCAAAGGATACGCGTGACTTCTTTAATCTGGACGGTATTGCCATCCCCCATGGTTCCTCGGCGTATCTCGGCCCGATTGCGGTACTGGTTGATACCCTCATTGAGAAGATTCCAGGGCTGAACAAAATTCACTTCAGCGCTGATGATGTGCAAAAGCGTTTCGGTCCGTTCGGTGAACCCGTCACCGTCGGTTTCGTGATGGGGCTGATTATTGGTTACCTCGCGGGATACGACGTCAAAGGCGTATTGCAGCTGGCCGTTAAAACCGCTGCGGTTATGCTTCTGATGCCACGAGTCATCAAACCGATAATGGACGGTTTAACGCCCATTGCCCGCCATGCCCGTACACGTCTGCAAGCCCGCTTTGGTGGACAGGAGTTCCTGATTGGTCTGGATCCGGCTTTATTACTCGGTCATACCGCCGTTGTTTCAGCCAGCCTGATTTTTATTCCTCTGACAATCCTTATCGCCGTGCTTGTCCCGGGAAATCAGGTCTTGCCATTTGGTGACCTCGCCACTATCGGCTTCTTCGTTGCCATCGCGGTGGCCGTGCATCAGGGCAACCTGTTCCGCACGCTGATTTCGGGTTGCATCATCATGAGCATCACACTGTGGATAGCGACGCAGACCATTGATTTACATACCCAACTGGCTGCAAATGCGGGTGCACTCACGGCTGGAGGAAGAGTAGCTTCAATGGATCAGGGCGGCTCGCCGATCACGTATTTACTCATCCAACTTTGCACGCTCAAAAACATCGCCGGGCTCAGCATCATCGGCATTATTTACGCCATCGGTGTATTCCTGACATGGCGTCGCGCCCGTCAATTCACACAAACAGAAAAGCGGGCAGCCGCTTCACTGGCTAACTCTTAA
- a CDS encoding alcohol dehydrogenase catalytic domain-containing protein codes for MKSVVVHADSRITIEEQPAPTLSAPDEVLVRIAYSGLCGSDIPRIFASSSHFYPITLGHEFSGHVVSTGEEVSDLYEGDAVACVPLLPCFQCEECRKTAYSQCKHYQFIGSRRSGGHAEFIVVSRKNLFKLPENFSLLQGAFLEPLTVGLHALKLAGGCEGKEVIVIGAGTIGQLLIQAASALGAKSVTAIDINPQRLSLAQETGASHVYNSAICNADEIRQQTHERRFNQLIIETAGTAQTVALSLNIAGPKAQIALVGTLHKDLTLDVTTFGHILRKELTLLGSWMNYSSPWPGSEWRLAIQLFAENKLNLAPLIASVARPAEFVRDVTALAGKPMTGKILLDMTGG; via the coding sequence ATGAAATCAGTTGTTGTACATGCTGACAGCAGAATAACTATTGAAGAGCAACCGGCTCCCACGCTGAGTGCACCCGATGAGGTTCTGGTTCGCATTGCCTACTCCGGGCTTTGCGGATCCGATATCCCGCGTATTTTCGCCAGCAGTTCACATTTTTATCCCATCACATTAGGCCACGAATTCAGTGGTCACGTCGTTAGCACCGGAGAAGAAGTCAGCGATTTATATGAGGGGGATGCCGTGGCCTGCGTACCTTTATTGCCATGCTTTCAGTGCGAAGAGTGCCGCAAAACAGCGTATTCCCAATGTAAGCATTATCAATTTATTGGCTCCCGACGGAGTGGCGGCCATGCTGAATTTATCGTGGTTTCGCGTAAAAACTTATTTAAATTGCCGGAGAATTTTTCACTTCTGCAAGGCGCTTTTTTGGAACCGCTCACCGTTGGCTTGCATGCCCTGAAGCTGGCAGGAGGCTGTGAGGGTAAAGAAGTGATAGTCATTGGAGCCGGCACCATCGGGCAGTTGCTTATTCAGGCAGCCAGCGCCCTGGGGGCTAAATCGGTGACAGCGATCGATATCAATCCGCAGCGCCTTTCCCTGGCGCAGGAAACAGGTGCCAGCCACGTTTATAACAGCGCAATATGCAACGCCGATGAAATCCGCCAGCAAACTCATGAACGGCGCTTTAATCAGCTGATTATTGAAACAGCAGGCACAGCGCAAACCGTGGCCTTGTCTCTCAATATCGCAGGCCCCAAAGCGCAAATCGCGCTGGTCGGCACCTTACACAAAGACCTGACTTTAGACGTCACTACTTTCGGCCATATCCTGCGCAAAGAGCTGACCTTGCTCGGCAGTTGGATGAACTATTCCTCTCCGTGGCCGGGCAGTGAGTGGCGACTTGCCATACAGCTTTTTGCTGAGAATAAACTAAACCTGGCCCCCCTGATCGCCAGTGTTGCCCGTCCCGCAGAGTTTGTCAGGGACGTCACGGCACTGGCTGGCAAGCCGATGACGGGAAAGATTTTGCTGGATATGACGGGAGGCTAA
- a CDS encoding GNAT family N-acetyltransferase produces the protein MPACTLRIAEPKDIDALAQLHVAIWRDTYRELAPPEAFVALDVPRRQAFWQDKFAHPADGQGIFIAETDGAFAGFCLASASSNPEFGDMAEIKFLYVSPAFKRRGIGRLLIAKAAKHLSAEGFRSAGLGVVEGNEPAIRFYQALGGREAGRYTDAGPLWRSPNIIYAWPDITVLTAL, from the coding sequence GTGCCAGCCTGCACTTTACGGATTGCTGAACCCAAAGATATCGATGCTCTTGCTCAATTACATGTTGCCATCTGGCGTGATACTTATCGTGAGCTTGCTCCTCCGGAGGCTTTTGTGGCTCTCGATGTACCGCGTCGGCAAGCGTTCTGGCAGGATAAATTTGCACATCCTGCTGACGGTCAGGGCATTTTTATTGCGGAAACTGATGGAGCATTCGCCGGATTTTGTCTGGCTTCGGCTTCCTCAAACCCGGAATTTGGCGACATGGCAGAAATCAAATTTCTGTATGTTTCTCCGGCATTTAAACGTCGGGGAATTGGCCGACTGTTGATCGCCAAAGCCGCAAAGCATCTTTCCGCTGAAGGTTTTCGCAGCGCAGGGTTGGGCGTTGTCGAAGGAAACGAACCGGCCATTCGTTTTTACCAGGCTTTAGGTGGCCGCGAAGCCGGACGATATACCGATGCCGGGCCACTCTGGCGCTCGCCTAACATAATCTATGCGTGGCCTGATATTACCGTGCTGACTGCACTGTAA
- a CDS encoding tagatose bisphosphate family class II aldolase — MYLISNREMLLAAQRGGYAVPAFNVHNLETVQVVAETAAAMSSPVILAGTPGTFSYAGTDYLISICHEAARKYRIPLALHLDHHEDQGDIENKVRSGIRSVMIDASHFPLAENIQHVCETVRLCHAFDASVEAELGRLGGQEDDLVVDESDSFFTDPVVARHFVESTRIDSLAVAIGSAHGLYQGEPKLDFCRLGQIRQQVDVPLVLHGASGIPESMIREAIELGICKVNIATELKIAFAGAVKEYFAQHPDANDPRKYIVPGKLAMQKVVEEKIRICGSAGCL, encoded by the coding sequence ATGTATCTGATTTCAAACAGGGAAATGCTGCTCGCAGCTCAGCGCGGAGGTTACGCCGTCCCGGCTTTCAACGTTCACAACCTCGAGACGGTACAAGTCGTGGCAGAAACGGCGGCAGCCATGAGTTCTCCGGTGATCCTTGCCGGAACGCCGGGGACATTCAGTTATGCAGGTACAGACTACCTGATCTCGATATGCCATGAGGCTGCGCGGAAGTATCGCATTCCACTGGCGCTGCATCTGGACCACCATGAAGATCAGGGCGATATCGAAAACAAAGTCCGGTCGGGGATCCGCTCCGTAATGATTGATGCTTCACATTTCCCGCTGGCAGAAAACATCCAACACGTGTGTGAAACTGTACGGTTGTGTCATGCCTTTGATGCCAGTGTCGAAGCAGAACTCGGCCGTCTTGGCGGGCAGGAAGACGATCTGGTGGTAGACGAAAGCGACAGTTTTTTCACCGATCCCGTTGTGGCCAGGCACTTTGTTGAATCCACACGCATTGACTCGCTGGCCGTTGCGATTGGCTCCGCGCATGGTCTGTATCAGGGCGAACCGAAACTGGACTTCTGCCGCCTTGGGCAAATCCGTCAGCAGGTCGATGTCCCGCTGGTCCTGCATGGTGCGTCCGGTATTCCTGAAAGCATGATCCGTGAGGCAATAGAACTTGGGATTTGCAAAGTCAATATTGCGACCGAGCTGAAAATCGCATTTGCTGGCGCGGTAAAAGAGTATTTTGCACAACATCCGGATGCTAATGATCCCCGCAAATACATCGTGCCTGGAAAACTGGCGATGCAAAAAGTTGTTGAGGAAAAAATCAGGATCTGTGGTAGTGCCGGATGCTTATAA
- a CDS encoding GNAT family N-acetyltransferase — MKMITCTERQHAVAILDIFNDAILTSTALYDYKPRHIDSMTSWFATKLTHNFPVIGLEDAQGTLLGFASYGTFRAWPAYKYSVEHSIYIHKDHRGKGLGKILLSALVEAARERGVHTLIGAIDAANSGSIALHEKNGFSHTGTIKQAAFKFDRWLDLAFYQMILETPLKPVAG, encoded by the coding sequence ATGAAAATGATTACCTGCACTGAACGCCAGCATGCTGTCGCAATTTTGGATATCTTTAATGATGCGATTCTGACATCTACGGCGCTTTATGATTATAAGCCACGCCATATCGACAGCATGACATCGTGGTTTGCCACTAAACTGACCCATAACTTTCCGGTGATTGGGCTGGAAGACGCGCAGGGGACGTTACTGGGTTTTGCCAGTTATGGCACGTTCCGCGCCTGGCCTGCGTATAAATATTCGGTCGAGCATTCGATTTATATCCATAAAGATCATCGTGGAAAAGGGTTGGGAAAAATCCTGCTAAGCGCACTGGTGGAAGCTGCCCGTGAACGGGGCGTGCATACGCTGATTGGCGCCATTGATGCGGCTAACAGTGGCAGTATTGCCCTGCACGAAAAAAATGGATTCAGTCATACCGGCACGATTAAACAGGCGGCTTTCAAATTTGATCGCTGGCTGGATCTGGCTTTTTATCAGATGATCCTCGAAACGCCCTTAAAACCGGTTGCAGGCTGA
- the gatA gene encoding PTS galactitol transporter subunit IIA, with translation MHNCEIFVKTGISFADYHEALMHIGERMVQEGVVESTYPQALVNREAEYPTGIQLEHHAVAIPHCEATHARSPAIYLIRPDTAVEFFQADDEGTIPATLIIALIVTHPSEQLMLLRQLFSQLQDPVFFESLLTAPEEQLSALFERHIFIPAPEKRSAVCT, from the coding sequence ATGCATAATTGCGAAATCTTCGTCAAAACAGGTATCAGCTTTGCGGATTATCACGAAGCACTCATGCATATCGGTGAGCGCATGGTGCAGGAGGGCGTGGTGGAATCGACGTATCCGCAGGCGCTGGTCAATCGCGAGGCTGAATATCCCACCGGCATTCAGCTTGAACACCACGCCGTCGCCATTCCTCATTGCGAAGCCACCCATGCCCGCAGCCCGGCCATTTATCTGATCAGGCCAGATACAGCGGTGGAATTCTTTCAGGCTGATGATGAGGGAACGATTCCCGCGACACTCATTATTGCCCTGATTGTCACTCATCCTTCTGAACAGCTGATGTTGTTACGTCAGTTATTCAGCCAGCTACAGGATCCTGTTTTTTTCGAAAGCTTACTGACAGCGCCTGAAGAACAGCTATCCGCGCTTTTTGAACGGCACATTTTTATCCCGGCACCTGAGAAACGATCCGCCGTTTGTACCTGA
- the ada gene encoding bifunctional DNA-binding transcriptional regulator/O6-methylguanine-DNA methyltransferase Ada, which produces MSGKTEVIKDKAWGNITCVQSQDPRWQAVVNCDANADGKFVYAVKTTGIYCAPSCPSRQPNPENVIYFDDAEAAEQAGFRPCKRCRQGLISLAQFHAQRVAQACRLLEQSADMLTLNQLAAKVGISAYHFHRLFKAQTGVTPKEYQQVQRARRVREKLADSATVTEAIHAAGYPSDGRFYETSVATLGMTPQNFRSGGRDVRVWFAIGKSSLGDILVAESQRGICAILLGDDPEKLINELQNSFPQAELLGGDPDFEQRIALVVGFVEAPEMGLDLPLDIRGTAFQQRVWQALRDIPPGTTASYAEIANKIGSPKSVRAVAGACAANLLAVAIPCHRVVKTGGNISGYRWGVERKRSLLAREEKG; this is translated from the coding sequence ATGTCAGGTAAAACAGAAGTCATCAAAGATAAGGCATGGGGAAATATTACCTGTGTGCAGAGCCAGGATCCTCGCTGGCAGGCGGTCGTCAACTGTGATGCGAATGCGGATGGCAAATTTGTTTATGCGGTAAAAACCACCGGAATTTACTGCGCACCGTCGTGTCCGTCGCGGCAGCCTAATCCGGAAAATGTTATCTACTTTGATGATGCCGAAGCCGCAGAACAGGCAGGATTCCGTCCCTGCAAGCGTTGCCGTCAGGGGCTGATTTCACTGGCGCAGTTTCATGCTCAGCGTGTGGCTCAGGCCTGCCGGTTGCTGGAACAATCAGCCGACATGCTGACGCTGAATCAGCTGGCTGCCAAAGTGGGCATCAGTGCATATCATTTTCATCGCCTGTTTAAAGCACAAACCGGCGTGACACCTAAAGAGTACCAACAGGTGCAGCGAGCACGCCGGGTACGTGAAAAACTGGCAGATTCTGCGACGGTCACCGAGGCGATCCACGCGGCGGGCTATCCTTCTGATGGCCGGTTTTACGAAACCTCCGTGGCGACACTGGGTATGACGCCGCAAAATTTCCGCTCCGGCGGCCGTGATGTACGCGTCTGGTTTGCCATCGGCAAATCTTCTCTCGGCGATATACTGGTCGCCGAAAGTCAGCGGGGGATCTGCGCCATTTTGCTGGGAGATGATCCTGAAAAGCTGATTAACGAACTGCAAAACAGTTTTCCGCAGGCAGAATTACTGGGCGGTGATCCGGATTTCGAGCAGCGTATTGCCCTGGTCGTCGGCTTTGTGGAAGCGCCAGAGATGGGTCTGGATTTGCCGCTGGATATTCGCGGCACGGCTTTCCAGCAGCGTGTCTGGCAGGCATTGCGTGATATTCCGCCGGGAACAACAGCCAGCTATGCCGAGATCGCCAACAAAATTGGCTCGCCGAAATCCGTCCGCGCAGTGGCCGGGGCCTGCGCCGCGAACCTGCTGGCGGTCGCCATCCCCTGCCATCGGGTGGTGAAAACCGGTGGCAATATTTCCGGTTACCGCTGGGGGGTAGAACGAAAACGCAGTTTGCTGGCGCGGGAAGAGAAGGGCTGA